A part of Planococcus sp. MB-3u-03 genomic DNA contains:
- the pth gene encoding aminoacyl-tRNA hydrolase — translation MKMIIGLGNPGKAYEETRHNIGFHVIDRLASEWNAPLTQSKFKGMYSVVHRPEGKVMLVKPLTYMNLSGECIGPLMDYYNVDMEDIVVIYDDLDLPTGQLRLRQKGSAGGHNGIKSLIQHLGTQQFNRMRIGISRPPAGMKVPDYVLAKFSAEEKPLMQEAVKKSADACNYWLSKPFIEVMNEYNG, via the coding sequence ATGAAAATGATCATCGGCCTGGGGAATCCAGGAAAAGCATATGAAGAAACTCGCCACAATATCGGCTTTCATGTGATCGACCGGTTGGCGAGCGAGTGGAACGCCCCGCTCACGCAGTCCAAGTTCAAGGGAATGTATTCCGTCGTCCACCGTCCAGAAGGCAAAGTGATGCTCGTCAAGCCGCTGACCTATATGAATTTATCCGGCGAATGCATCGGCCCCTTGATGGATTATTACAATGTCGATATGGAAGACATCGTTGTCATCTACGATGATCTGGATTTGCCGACAGGCCAGCTCCGCTTGCGCCAAAAAGGCAGCGCGGGTGGCCATAACGGTATCAAATCACTGATCCAGCATCTCGGCACCCAGCAGTTCAACCGCATGCGCATCGGCATCAGCCGCCCGCCTGCAGGGATGAAAGTGCCGGATTATGTACTCGCTAAGTTCAGTGCTGAAGAAAAGCCATTGATGCAAGAGGCGGTCAAAAAAAGTGCGGATGCGTGCAATTACTGGCTGTCGAAACCATTCATCGAAGTCATGAACGAATACAACGGTTAA
- a CDS encoding 50S ribosomal protein L25/general stress protein Ctc: protein MAIKMTAAKRETGKPHSALTDLRGEGHVPGVVYGYKMETTPIAVSEIDLIKTLRESGRNGVISLEIGGKSTNVVLSDYQMDSLKGSFKHVDFLAINMSEEIDVDATVHVIGESPGEKEGGVVTQPNREVHIRVKPSDIPDSVDIDISELAIGDSVSVSDIRDKFSFEILNDDDFLLISVTAPRTEEELEELETTDEGEEPEVIGDNEEEAAGEEKE, encoded by the coding sequence ATGGCTATCAAAATGACAGCAGCGAAACGAGAAACAGGAAAACCGCATTCGGCATTGACCGATTTGCGCGGCGAAGGCCACGTGCCGGGCGTCGTATACGGCTACAAAATGGAAACGACACCGATTGCCGTATCCGAAATCGACTTGATCAAAACTTTGCGTGAATCTGGGCGTAACGGCGTCATCAGCTTGGAAATCGGTGGCAAGAGCACGAACGTCGTATTGAGCGATTACCAAATGGATTCATTGAAAGGCAGCTTTAAGCACGTCGACTTCTTGGCGATCAATATGTCTGAAGAAATCGATGTTGATGCAACTGTTCACGTGATCGGCGAATCACCAGGCGAAAAAGAAGGCGGCGTCGTCACGCAGCCGAACCGCGAAGTTCATATTCGCGTCAAGCCGAGCGATATTCCGGATTCTGTCGATATCGACATCAGCGAGCTCGCAATCGGCGACTCTGTGTCGGTCAGCGACATCCGCGACAAGTTCAGCTTTGAAATCTTGAACGACGATGACTTCCTGTTGATCTCTGTTACAGCACCACGTACAGAAGAAGAGCTAGAAGAGCTTGAAACAACAGACGAAGGCGAAGAGCCTGAAGTGATCGGCGACAACGAAGAAGAAGCAGCCGGCGAAGAAAAAGAATAA
- the glmU gene encoding bifunctional UDP-N-acetylglucosamine diphosphorylase/glucosamine-1-phosphate N-acetyltransferase GlmU has protein sequence MDHTYAVILAAGQGTRMKSKLYKVLHPVCGMPMVEHVTGNIHRLGVEKIVTIVGHGAEKVKDQLGDMSEYALQEEQLGTAHAVQQAAPLIEGKAGTTIVVCGDTPLIRAETMQSLIDHHKETGAKATILTAIAEDPTGYGRIIRDASESVEKIVEQKDASADEQAVKEINTGTYCFDNEALFDALKNVSNDNVQGEYYLPDVIEILQKQGEIVAAYATDSFEETLGVNDRVALSQAETFLRRRIAEQHMRAGVSIIDPATAYISAQAKIGADTIIHPNVTIEGDTVIGEDCVITSNTRIVSSTIGDRTEIRSSEVYDSTIGNDTAVGPFAHIRPQSALGNEVKIGNFVEVKKAELGTGSKVSHLSYIGDALVGSGVNIGCGTITVNYDGKNKHLTTIEDDSFIGCNSNLIAPVTIGKGSYVAAGSTISKDVPSDALAIGRARQENKEGYASKLNRK, from the coding sequence ATGGACCATACATATGCGGTAATTTTGGCGGCCGGGCAAGGCACGCGCATGAAATCGAAATTGTATAAAGTACTTCACCCGGTGTGCGGCATGCCGATGGTAGAGCATGTAACGGGGAATATCCACCGCCTTGGCGTCGAGAAAATTGTCACGATCGTCGGGCACGGAGCGGAAAAAGTAAAAGATCAGCTGGGGGACATGAGCGAATATGCACTCCAGGAAGAGCAGCTCGGCACAGCCCACGCCGTGCAGCAAGCAGCGCCGCTGATCGAAGGGAAAGCCGGGACGACGATCGTCGTGTGCGGCGATACGCCCTTGATCCGTGCGGAAACGATGCAGTCACTCATCGACCATCATAAAGAAACCGGCGCTAAAGCGACCATCCTGACGGCTATCGCTGAAGACCCGACAGGCTACGGCCGCATCATCCGGGACGCTTCTGAAAGCGTCGAGAAGATCGTCGAGCAAAAAGACGCATCGGCTGATGAGCAAGCCGTGAAAGAAATCAACACCGGAACCTATTGTTTTGATAACGAAGCTTTGTTCGACGCGTTGAAAAACGTTTCGAATGATAATGTACAAGGCGAATATTATTTGCCGGACGTCATCGAGATCTTGCAGAAACAAGGCGAAATCGTTGCGGCCTACGCAACTGACAGCTTTGAAGAGACGCTCGGTGTCAATGATCGCGTCGCGCTGAGCCAAGCGGAGACGTTCCTACGCCGCCGAATCGCTGAACAGCATATGCGCGCTGGCGTATCGATTATCGACCCAGCGACCGCGTATATCAGTGCACAGGCGAAAATCGGGGCCGATACCATCATCCATCCGAATGTCACCATCGAAGGAGACACGGTCATCGGGGAAGATTGCGTCATCACGTCGAATACGCGCATCGTCAGCAGCACCATCGGCGACCGCACGGAAATCCGCAGCTCCGAAGTATATGACAGCACGATCGGCAACGATACGGCTGTCGGGCCATTCGCTCATATCCGCCCGCAATCCGCGCTCGGAAATGAAGTGAAGATCGGCAATTTCGTGGAAGTGAAAAAAGCCGAGCTTGGCACAGGCAGCAAAGTGTCCCATTTGAGCTATATCGGAGATGCGCTTGTCGGCAGCGGCGTCAATATCGGCTGTGGCACGATCACCGTCAATTACGATGGCAAGAACAAGCACCTCACGACCATTGAAGATGATTCGTTCATCGGCTGCAACTCGAATTTGATTGCACCGGTAACCATCGGCAAAGGCTCTTATGTAGCGGCAGGGTCGACCATCTCGAAAGATGTGCCTAGTGATGCCTTGGCGATCGGCCGGGCGCGCCAGGAAAATAAAGAAGGCTACGCAAGCAAACTAAACCGCAAATAA
- a CDS encoding ribose-phosphate diphosphokinase, with amino-acid sequence MGIQNTNSKLKIFSLNSNKELAEQIAEQVGLPLGKSSVTHFSDGEIQINIEESIRGCDVFIVQSTSQPVNENLMELLIMIDAVKRASARTVNVVIPYYGYARQDRKARSREPITAKLVANLLETAGATRVVVLDLHAPQIQGFFDILIDHLVAVPLLSDHFLNDPNIDLENAIIVSPDHGGVTRARKMADRLKAPIAIIDKRRPRPNVAEVMNIVGNVEGKTAIIIDDIIDTAGTISIAASALIESGAKEVYACCTHPVLSGPAVQRIQDSVIKELVVTNSIALADEKKIDKIKQLTVAPLLAETIIRVHEQKSVSTLFD; translated from the coding sequence ATGGGCATTCAAAATACTAACTCGAAGTTGAAAATCTTTTCGTTGAACTCGAACAAAGAACTGGCTGAGCAAATTGCTGAGCAAGTGGGCTTGCCGCTTGGCAAAAGCTCGGTAACACATTTTAGCGACGGAGAAATCCAGATTAACATCGAAGAAAGCATCCGTGGCTGCGATGTGTTCATCGTCCAATCGACTTCACAGCCGGTCAACGAAAACTTGATGGAGCTATTGATCATGATCGATGCCGTCAAGCGTGCATCTGCGCGTACCGTAAACGTAGTCATCCCATACTACGGCTATGCACGCCAGGACCGTAAAGCACGTTCACGCGAGCCGATCACGGCAAAACTCGTCGCTAACCTGCTTGAGACAGCCGGCGCGACCCGTGTTGTCGTCTTGGATCTTCACGCTCCGCAAATCCAAGGGTTCTTTGATATTTTGATTGACCATCTGGTAGCTGTGCCACTCCTATCCGATCATTTCCTGAACGATCCGAACATCGATCTCGAGAACGCGATCATCGTGTCGCCTGACCACGGCGGCGTAACGCGTGCCCGTAAAATGGCGGACCGCCTGAAAGCGCCGATTGCGATCATCGATAAGCGCCGCCCGCGCCCGAACGTTGCCGAAGTGATGAACATCGTCGGGAACGTCGAAGGCAAAACAGCGATCATCATCGACGACATCATCGACACAGCCGGAACGATTTCGATTGCGGCGAGCGCATTGATCGAAAGCGGAGCGAAAGAAGTTTACGCTTGCTGTACGCATCCGGTACTTTCCGGCCCGGCCGTCCAGCGCATTCAGGATTCCGTCATCAAGGAATTGGTCGTAACCAACTCGATCGCTCTTGCAGATGAGAAAAAAATCGACAAGATCAAACAATTGACGGTTGCACCGCTTCTTGCTGAAACCATCATCCGTGTACACGAACAGAAATCAGTCAGCACTTTATTTGATTGA